Proteins encoded together in one Candidatus Eremiobacterota bacterium window:
- a CDS encoding type II toxin-antitoxin system RelE/ParE family toxin, with protein sequence MSFEVQWQKQARKALRKLHPSIQEQVWREVDKLKNETARVKKMARPGEEYCARAGDYRILFEVEGETIVIQEIGHRKEIYR encoded by the coding sequence ATGAGCTTTGAGGTGCAATGGCAAAAGCAAGCCAGAAAAGCCCTGAGGAAACTCCACCCTTCAATTCAGGAGCAGGTATGGCGGGAAGTTGACAAGCTGAAGAATGAGACTGCCAGAGTAAAGAAGATGGCACGGCCTGGTGAGGAATACTGTGCCCGTGCCGGAGATTACAGAATCCTCTTTGAGGTAGAGGGCGAAACCATAGTGATTCAGGAAATAGGGCACAGGAAAGAGATTTACCGTTAA
- a CDS encoding helix-turn-helix domain-containing protein, whose translation MKNEAISTALDSIQEAMKKAESSNELQALTDRMIALLDRMSEEQGRLITLDEAAEFLGCQRATVARWCNEGRIPFIPVGAKKMFDAAALRKYAISLTMKAHKAWRR comes from the coding sequence ATGAAAAACGAAGCCATCTCAACAGCACTGGACTCAATCCAGGAGGCCATGAAGAAGGCGGAGAGCAGCAATGAACTTCAGGCACTCACCGACAGAATGATCGCCCTGCTTGATCGGATGTCAGAGGAGCAGGGCAGACTCATCACCCTTGATGAGGCGGCGGAATTCCTTGGCTGCCAGAGGGCAACGGTGGCACGCTGGTGCAACGAGGGCAGGATTCCCTTCATCCCGGTGGGCGCCAAGAAGATGTTTGACGCGGCAGCCCTCAGGAAATATGCCATCTCCCTCACCATGAAGGCTCACAAGGCATGGAGGAGGTAA
- a CDS encoding helix-turn-helix domain-containing protein yields the protein MNMWDFDRYKDIFTQIYGHAALMKLEDEREAKQHQLMNVMGDEEKVIFRKKYIEIMEEYNQKVEIWDTFSEAESEAEHDRIHDKLKLDEELLGWNFVEYVRGEYPQITKSLPDEYLFSTCHLITRVAEQDIKMVRRAYGYEPLRKKPPEKLFTTEEAAKVLRLQVPTLRKYIREGKVNAIKIGQHWKIKQREITKIKRSGIK from the coding sequence ATGAATATGTGGGACTTTGACCGATATAAGGACATATTTACACAGATATATGGACATGCTGCTCTTATGAAGCTTGAAGATGAAAGGGAAGCCAAGCAACACCAACTGATGAATGTTATGGGTGATGAGGAAAAAGTAATTTTTAGGAAAAAATATATCGAAATTATGGAAGAATATAACCAGAAGGTAGAGATATGGGATACCTTCTCGGAAGCTGAATCGGAAGCTGAACATGATCGAATACATGATAAATTGAAGCTCGATGAAGAGCTCCTCGGCTGGAACTTTGTCGAATATGTGAGGGGTGAGTATCCCCAGATAACCAAATCTCTGCCCGATGAGTATTTATTCTCAACATGCCATCTTATTACCCGCGTAGCCGAACAGGACATAAAAATGGTCAGGCGGGCCTATGGATATGAGCCCCTCAGAAAAAAACCACCGGAGAAACTTTTTACCACAGAAGAAGCTGCCAAAGTATTAAGATTACAAGTTCCCACTCTCAGAAAATATATAAGGGAGGGGAAAGTAAATGCTATTAAAATAGGACAGCACTGGAAAATCAAGCAGAGAGAGATAACAAAAATAAAGAGAAGTGGTATTAAATAG
- the ade gene encoding adenine deaminase, which translates to MDERKTAFRSELIAAAQGKIPVDLLVKNGTLVNVLSASMMPGTHIAVHKGYVVGFGRYEASSVVDVKGSFVAPGFFDGHCHLESSMVSPSEFARAVIPRGVTAVVTDPHEIANVCGKAGIRFMLDAGEDLPLDIYVMLPSCVPSSTFETSGAVLLAGDLREFMEHKRVLGLGELMNVPGTLSADPLIMEKLALAVGRLVDGHAPGLSGKELSAYIIAGPSSDHECVTMEEAGEKLEKGMTVMLREGTYAKNLESLLPLVTPLNYRQFVLVTDDIDPLDIREQGHIDHLVRKVISLGVDPLIAFSMATLNAARHFHLPSHGAIAPGYQADMVVIDDLWHARKVFKKGVLVAEDGLPLFSAPPLDLSPVRRTVSALPFDEALFRVPARSLRIHCIGIVPHEIVTEDLVIDAKVNDGHIVADPGNDIAKIAVIERHHATGGMAVGFIKGLGLRKGACASTIAHDSHNIIVAGMNDHDMKRAVDTVIGYEGGIAIVEGGLVKAALPLPLGGLMSDGSFADVAEKKAALNRAAVECGMEKNQPFMILSFMALPVIPALRITDKGLVDEKALRYQGLFDEVPVP; encoded by the coding sequence ATGGATGAGAGGAAAACAGCCTTTCGGAGTGAGCTTATTGCGGCGGCCCAGGGAAAGATCCCCGTTGATCTTCTCGTGAAGAACGGAACCCTGGTGAACGTGCTTTCAGCCTCGATGATGCCCGGCACCCATATCGCAGTCCATAAAGGCTATGTGGTAGGCTTCGGTCGATATGAAGCCTCCAGTGTCGTTGATGTGAAAGGAAGCTTTGTTGCCCCTGGTTTTTTCGATGGCCACTGCCATCTTGAGAGCTCCATGGTGAGCCCTTCAGAATTTGCCAGGGCCGTGATACCCAGGGGAGTGACCGCCGTCGTGACTGATCCCCACGAAATCGCCAACGTATGCGGGAAGGCGGGGATCCGATTCATGCTTGACGCCGGCGAGGACCTTCCCCTGGACATTTATGTAATGCTCCCTTCCTGCGTACCTTCATCGACCTTTGAGACCAGCGGAGCAGTGCTTCTTGCCGGGGACCTCCGGGAGTTCATGGAGCATAAAAGAGTCCTGGGCCTCGGGGAGCTTATGAACGTGCCCGGGACTCTTTCGGCCGATCCCCTTATAATGGAGAAACTGGCACTTGCTGTGGGCAGGCTTGTTGATGGCCATGCACCGGGACTCTCAGGCAAAGAGCTTTCTGCCTATATTATCGCGGGACCGTCAAGCGATCATGAGTGCGTAACCATGGAGGAAGCCGGGGAAAAGCTTGAAAAAGGCATGACTGTTATGCTTCGCGAGGGGACCTATGCCAAGAACCTCGAATCCCTTCTCCCTCTTGTGACTCCCCTTAACTACCGGCAGTTTGTGCTGGTCACTGACGATATCGATCCCCTTGATATCAGGGAGCAAGGCCACATTGATCATCTTGTAAGGAAGGTGATCTCCCTCGGGGTAGACCCCCTGATAGCCTTTTCAATGGCGACACTGAACGCGGCCCGCCATTTTCATCTTCCCTCCCATGGAGCCATCGCACCGGGCTACCAGGCCGATATGGTCGTTATTGACGACCTCTGGCATGCCCGCAAGGTATTCAAAAAGGGCGTCCTTGTGGCGGAAGATGGTCTTCCTCTCTTTTCTGCTCCCCCTCTTGATCTCTCTCCGGTGAGAAGGACTGTTTCGGCCCTTCCCTTTGATGAGGCCCTCTTTCGGGTGCCGGCCCGCTCCTTGAGGATCCACTGCATAGGCATAGTTCCTCATGAGATCGTGACAGAGGACCTGGTGATTGATGCAAAGGTGAATGATGGCCATATCGTGGCAGACCCCGGAAATGACATTGCAAAGATAGCGGTGATTGAGCGCCACCATGCCACAGGTGGTATGGCTGTCGGCTTCATAAAAGGTCTGGGCCTCAGGAAGGGTGCCTGCGCCTCGACTATTGCCCACGATTCCCATAATATTATCGTTGCAGGAATGAACGATCACGACATGAAAAGAGCCGTCGATACGGTGATTGGCTATGAGGGCGGTATCGCCATAGTGGAGGGAGGCTTGGTGAAGGCTGCCCTCCCTCTGCCTCTCGGGGGGCTTATGAGTGACGGCTCCTTTGCTGATGTCGCTGAAAAGAAAGCAGCGCTCAATCGTGCTGCCGTGGAATGCGGAATGGAAAAGAATCAGCCTTTCATGATACTGAGCTTTATGGCTCTGCCCGTGATTCCCGCGCTCAGGATCACCGACAAGGGGCTTGTCGATGAGAAAGCATTAAGGTACCAGGGGCTCTTTGACGAGGTGCCCGTGCCGTGA
- a CDS encoding terminase large subunit, translating to MHLAELASDLRLALDPVTFAAEKLDITLDQWQAEVLTHPSKRIILNCSRQAGKSTVTSIMALIRALYYPKSLILLLSPSLRQSTELFRKVMDALKKLHARPKLTEDNKLSTQFDNGSRIISLPGKEGTIRGFSGASLLVIDEASRVDDSTYKAVRPMLATSGGRLVILSTPWGKRGFFHDEWVNGGETWQRFKITAHDVPRIPAPFLEEEQRALGEFFFAQEYLCEFRETVDQVFSYEMIMGAIDPNVKPLEF from the coding sequence ATGCACTTAGCAGAGCTTGCAAGTGATCTCAGGCTTGCCCTTGACCCGGTGACCTTTGCGGCGGAGAAACTGGACATCACCCTTGACCAGTGGCAGGCGGAGGTGCTCACTCATCCCTCAAAGAGAATCATCCTGAACTGTTCCCGCCAGGCGGGCAAGAGCACAGTCACCAGCATAATGGCCCTAATCCGGGCGCTCTATTATCCCAAAAGCCTGATTCTGCTTCTTTCCCCTTCCCTGAGGCAGAGCACGGAGCTTTTCAGGAAGGTGATGGATGCTCTCAAGAAACTGCATGCCCGGCCAAAGCTCACAGAGGACAATAAACTCTCAACCCAGTTTGACAATGGCAGCAGGATTATATCACTCCCCGGCAAGGAAGGCACCATAAGAGGTTTCTCGGGTGCCTCCCTGCTGGTGATTGACGAGGCCTCAAGGGTTGATGACAGTACCTACAAGGCGGTGAGACCTATGCTGGCCACTTCAGGTGGCAGACTGGTGATTCTCTCAACCCCATGGGGCAAGCGGGGCTTCTTCCATGATGAGTGGGTCAACGGGGGCGAGACCTGGCAGAGGTTCAAGATAACGGCCCATGATGTCCCGAGAATACCGGCGCCCTTCCTTGAGGAGGAGCAGCGGGCTCTGGGAGAGTTCTTCTTCGCTCAGGAGTATCTCTGTGAGTTCCGTGAGACTGTTGACCAGGTTTTCAGCTATGAAATGATAATGGGCGCTATAGATCCGAATGTGAAACCGCTTGAATTCTGA
- a CDS encoding DUF6485 family protein, producing the protein MKECTAEKNKARCNCSYEPCGKKGVCCECLRFHFGMGEFPACLFPDEVERTYDRTIETFIETYKKRGRWW; encoded by the coding sequence GTGAAAGAGTGCACTGCTGAGAAAAACAAGGCTCGATGCAACTGCTCTTACGAGCCATGCGGGAAAAAAGGGGTATGCTGCGAATGCCTTCGCTTTCATTTCGGTATGGGAGAGTTTCCCGCCTGCCTCTTTCCCGATGAGGTGGAAAGAACCTACGATCGCACCATAGAGACTTTCATTGAAACCTATAAAAAGAGGGGACGATGGTGGTAG
- a CDS encoding phage/plasmid primase, P4 family: MLDLGDIFKQKPKEAALIMLRMGIQPVPIPPGMKGPILKDWPNFRCTPDEAEKYFPDEGNIGALCGEPSRGLLCIDLDCLEAITVAAKVLPETGMKDGRKSRPCAHWFYRVEEGVYEAYNDPEEGGRFIEVLWNGHQAVIPPSVQGGSGETREWVCDRGDFSPAAAEFEELRKKVSYIAAVCLIARRWKQGTRQELALLLAGAFAHGGIEEKEAVKFIRLVCQASEDEEREKRIDTIETTYGKLGNGEITTGIPKLKEFLGERVFAKLETWLKLKKPIEKAKEYNRSDKGNAERLADKEKGNVHWVDNLGGFFVWNGTYWECDTTKVIYHKALETIEDMQREGHEQKNQELQKHALQCEALYKVLNMVDFLKILPGIAIKPEIFDQQPWLLNCDNGTIDLRTAEFYTHRREDYFTRRIYIPYIPSAQCPRWLKFLDQIMNGNRNLISFLQRMAGYTLTGITREEVFVFLYGTGANGKSTFLSTVSDILGPYTMNVLTTMFISDWQSKRDDSSLEKASLKGVRMVITEEIPEGRMNATAIKQLTGSEKVKGRFHRKDFLVFMPEFKVWMHGNTKPTIRTVDEGIRRRYLMVPFDVTIPLPERDKCLSEKLRAESSGILNWLIEGCMIWQRDGLNPPEEVISRTNEHLYDEDSFRRFFEDCCQIGNPDNFISNKAIQVCHREWSQTQGELELSPKGLANKLKSKGCIKAKFGGVRGFSKLILIKKIADFDIPSGHIVDLDCPSGISSSDIYIKDIRGGMEMSPKCPDPPLPYPEESDGYEEWEERV, encoded by the coding sequence ATGCTGGATCTCGGTGACATCTTCAAACAGAAGCCGAAAGAAGCAGCCCTAATTATGCTCAGAATGGGGATTCAACCCGTGCCCATCCCTCCGGGGATGAAAGGCCCCATCCTGAAAGACTGGCCTAATTTCCGGTGTACCCCCGATGAAGCGGAGAAGTATTTCCCTGATGAAGGAAATATCGGCGCCCTTTGTGGGGAGCCATCACGAGGCCTTCTCTGCATTGACCTGGACTGCCTCGAAGCTATCACAGTAGCAGCGAAGGTACTGCCGGAAACCGGCATGAAGGATGGCAGGAAAAGCCGTCCCTGCGCCCACTGGTTTTACCGCGTTGAGGAAGGGGTATATGAAGCTTATAATGACCCTGAAGAGGGAGGGCGCTTCATTGAAGTGCTTTGGAACGGCCACCAGGCAGTGATCCCTCCCTCAGTGCAGGGCGGGAGTGGCGAGACCCGGGAATGGGTTTGTGATCGTGGGGATTTCAGCCCTGCTGCGGCTGAATTTGAAGAACTGAGAAAAAAGGTCTCCTACATTGCAGCGGTGTGCCTCATCGCCAGAAGATGGAAGCAGGGAACGCGGCAGGAGCTTGCCTTGCTGCTTGCTGGTGCTTTTGCTCACGGTGGCATAGAGGAAAAAGAGGCGGTGAAATTTATTCGCCTGGTGTGTCAGGCTTCCGAGGATGAGGAACGGGAAAAACGGATTGATACTATTGAGACTACTTACGGAAAATTAGGCAACGGGGAAATAACCACGGGCATTCCCAAGCTCAAGGAGTTCCTCGGAGAGAGAGTTTTCGCCAAGCTGGAGACCTGGCTGAAGCTGAAAAAGCCTATTGAGAAAGCGAAAGAATATAACCGCTCAGACAAGGGCAATGCTGAGAGGCTTGCCGATAAAGAGAAAGGCAACGTGCACTGGGTTGACAACCTCGGCGGCTTCTTTGTGTGGAATGGCACCTATTGGGAGTGTGATACCACAAAAGTTATATACCATAAAGCCCTTGAAACTATTGAGGACATGCAGCGGGAAGGCCATGAGCAGAAAAACCAGGAACTTCAAAAGCACGCCCTGCAATGTGAAGCACTTTACAAGGTGCTGAATATGGTGGATTTCCTGAAGATACTCCCCGGAATTGCCATAAAACCTGAAATATTTGACCAGCAGCCCTGGCTTCTGAACTGCGACAATGGCACCATTGACCTGCGGACCGCCGAATTTTACACCCACCGGCGCGAGGATTACTTCACCAGGCGAATATACATTCCCTATATCCCATCGGCACAGTGCCCCCGATGGCTCAAGTTCCTTGACCAGATAATGAATGGCAACAGGAATCTCATCAGCTTCCTGCAGAGAATGGCGGGTTACACCCTCACTGGAATCACCAGGGAAGAGGTTTTCGTTTTTCTCTATGGAACCGGAGCCAATGGCAAGAGCACCTTCCTCTCCACAGTCTCGGATATACTCGGGCCTTATACCATGAACGTGTTAACCACCATGTTCATTTCAGACTGGCAGTCAAAAAGGGATGACTCTTCCCTTGAAAAGGCAAGTCTCAAAGGTGTCCGTATGGTTATCACTGAGGAAATCCCTGAAGGGAGAATGAATGCCACTGCCATTAAACAGCTTACCGGCTCTGAAAAAGTGAAGGGACGTTTCCACCGTAAAGATTTTCTAGTATTCATGCCTGAATTCAAGGTCTGGATGCACGGAAACACAAAGCCTACTATAAGAACTGTTGATGAAGGTATAAGACGCCGTTACCTCATGGTTCCTTTCGATGTCACCATACCTTTACCGGAGCGTGATAAATGCCTCTCCGAGAAGCTCCGGGCAGAATCGTCAGGGATTTTAAACTGGCTGATCGAAGGGTGCATGATATGGCAGCGGGATGGCCTCAATCCCCCTGAGGAAGTGATCTCCAGAACCAATGAGCACTTATACGATGAGGATTCCTTCAGGAGATTTTTCGAGGACTGCTGCCAGATAGGAAATCCTGATAACTTTATTTCTAACAAAGCTATTCAGGTTTGTCATAGAGAGTGGTCACAGACACAGGGAGAACTGGAATTAAGCCCCAAAGGCCTTGCAAATAAGTTGAAGAGTAAGGGGTGCATAAAAGCAAAGTTCGGGGGGGTAAGAGGCTTTTCAAAGCTTATTCTGATAAAGAAAATTGCCGATTTTGATATACCCTCTGGACACATAGTAGATTTAGACTGTCCTTCCGGTATATCCTCTTCTGATATATATATAAAGGATATACGGGGAGGAATGGAGATGTCTCCTAAGTGTCCTGATCCCCCTTTGCCCTACCCTGAAGAATCCGATGGCTATGAGGAATGGGAGGAGCGAGTATAG
- a CDS encoding DNA polymerase, whose amino-acid sequence MTFTPELLKRIESHGLKLSLEGQEIVISGNKAAFTQERRAFITQNKAELISLLQERDSAQQVSQDNSLKAGDGDGASSGAPSIQPPEAPSPLFYPCAGPGDRQQVLAVDLETTGLDPRVHHLRLVSFAGDQGAGVHETPEPLRDVLANPAITKVFHNAPFDVPWLLHHGYQVNTYEDTMLMEQVLCNGERRPKGGYGLQALVKKYFDLDIDKSLQGANNWDGFLFPEHYTYAQKDSEVTLLLYRHLRELLAAKGYQAVYSREARALPAIIRLQRDGMPFDAPAWREDLAGHRRKLMALDAEIKEVLPCGNLASPAQLLSALNGMGLHLEDTSDESLALSETLHPVLPLIRSWRAAQKLCTGFGEKLLEKVRDGRIYSSWRLIGATTGRMSCSGPNLQQVPRDLRRFFNAAPGHKLVVADYSQIELRIAAEVAGEQNMLEAFRKGEDLHRLTAQMITGRRDVTKEARQIAKACNFGLLYGMSAEGFRNYAEIDYGVQLTPEEAEDFKRRFFEAYPGLRSWHQKQSRSRVITTLGGRSWDETTLSSPLNKFNYPVQGTAAEGLKEALGLLVAGLPEEWKLCGVIHDEVVLETPEHDAERAVALLEKAMVEGMSTLVKEVPIVAEATVKDTWEK is encoded by the coding sequence ATGACCTTCACACCAGAACTCTTGAAGCGAATAGAAAGCCACGGCCTGAAGCTCTCACTTGAAGGGCAGGAGATTGTAATTTCAGGCAACAAGGCTGCCTTTACCCAGGAGCGCCGGGCTTTCATCACACAGAACAAGGCAGAACTCATCTCCCTCCTTCAGGAGAGAGACTCAGCGCAACAGGTTTCACAGGACAATTCTTTGAAAGCGGGAGATGGGGACGGGGCTTCCTCGGGCGCTCCCTCCATACAACCCCCGGAGGCTCCCTCCCCGCTTTTTTACCCTTGTGCCGGACCTGGTGATCGTCAACAGGTCCTTGCTGTGGACCTGGAGACCACAGGCCTTGATCCCCGCGTGCACCATTTACGCCTCGTGAGCTTTGCAGGTGACCAGGGCGCCGGGGTGCACGAGACCCCAGAGCCTCTCCGGGATGTCCTTGCAAACCCGGCCATCACGAAGGTGTTCCACAATGCCCCTTTTGATGTTCCCTGGCTTCTTCACCATGGCTACCAGGTGAACACCTATGAGGACACCATGCTCATGGAGCAGGTCCTCTGCAACGGAGAGCGGCGCCCTAAAGGGGGATATGGCCTGCAGGCCCTCGTGAAAAAGTATTTTGACCTGGACATTGACAAGTCACTTCAGGGGGCAAATAACTGGGACGGCTTTCTCTTCCCGGAGCATTATACTTATGCTCAGAAGGATTCAGAAGTTACCCTGCTGCTTTACCGGCACCTCAGGGAGCTTCTCGCGGCAAAAGGCTATCAAGCGGTGTACTCGAGGGAAGCCCGGGCGCTCCCGGCCATCATTCGCCTGCAGCGGGACGGTATGCCTTTTGATGCACCGGCCTGGCGTGAGGACCTCGCAGGGCATAGGAGGAAGCTGATGGCACTTGACGCCGAGATCAAAGAGGTGCTCCCCTGCGGGAACCTCGCCTCCCCGGCACAGCTTCTCTCAGCCCTCAACGGGATGGGCTTGCACCTGGAGGATACGTCTGATGAATCCCTTGCCCTGAGTGAGACACTGCACCCCGTTCTTCCCCTCATTCGCTCCTGGCGTGCCGCTCAGAAGCTCTGCACTGGATTCGGTGAGAAGCTCCTTGAGAAGGTCCGGGATGGCAGGATTTACTCTTCCTGGAGACTCATTGGCGCTACCACCGGCAGAATGTCATGCTCCGGCCCGAACCTGCAGCAGGTCCCTCGGGATCTCCGTCGCTTCTTCAATGCGGCGCCTGGTCACAAGCTGGTAGTGGCAGACTATTCCCAGATTGAGCTCAGGATCGCAGCAGAGGTAGCAGGGGAACAGAACATGCTGGAAGCCTTCAGGAAGGGCGAGGACCTGCACCGGCTCACGGCTCAAATGATAACCGGCAGGCGTGATGTCACCAAGGAAGCCCGCCAGATTGCAAAAGCCTGCAATTTTGGCTTACTCTATGGGATGTCCGCCGAGGGCTTCAGGAACTATGCTGAGATTGACTATGGTGTACAGCTCACCCCTGAGGAAGCCGAGGATTTCAAGAGGCGCTTCTTTGAGGCATACCCCGGCCTGAGGTCCTGGCACCAGAAGCAGAGCCGGTCCAGGGTGATCACCACTCTGGGAGGGCGCTCCTGGGATGAAACAACCCTGAGCTCACCTCTCAACAAATTTAATTACCCAGTACAGGGAACGGCAGCAGAGGGGCTCAAGGAAGCCCTCGGGCTCCTCGTGGCAGGTCTTCCCGAAGAGTGGAAACTCTGCGGGGTGATCCATGATGAGGTTGTACTCGAGACACCAGAGCATGACGCCGAGAGGGCAGTGGCCCTCCTTGAGAAGGCAATGGTGGAGGGTATGTCCACCCTGGTCAAAGAGGTTCCTATTGTGGCTGAGGCCACTGTGAAAGATACATGGGAAAAGTAG
- a CDS encoding helix-turn-helix transcriptional regulator, with product MKINTADLCAQAGISMHTLYTLKKGVPHKIPSKLLDYFQASGYSPEALVALQQDYEAWRGSLQKKTSIAGGDAA from the coding sequence ATGAAGATCAATACCGCTGATCTCTGTGCACAAGCTGGAATCTCAATGCACACTCTCTACACCCTGAAAAAAGGTGTTCCCCATAAGATTCCAAGCAAGCTGTTAGATTATTTTCAAGCCTCAGGCTATTCCCCGGAAGCTCTGGTGGCTCTCCAGCAGGACTATGAAGCCTGGCGAGGCTCCCTTCAAAAAAAGACCTCTATTGCTGGAGGTGACGCAGCATGA
- a CDS encoding type II toxin-antitoxin system HicB family antitoxin: MKEAGRGQIMLKHFNVLLEWDEEDKVFISYVPALNNISTYGDTREEALSNTREAILGYLEAARKDVIAV; the protein is encoded by the coding sequence TTGAAAGAAGCCGGGAGGGGGCAAATCATGCTAAAGCATTTCAATGTTTTGCTTGAATGGGATGAAGAGGACAAAGTTTTCATCTCCTATGTTCCAGCACTCAATAACATCTCCACCTATGGGGACACCAGGGAAGAGGCTCTGTCAAATACCAGGGAGGCAATATTGGGTTACCTTGAAGCCGCAAGGAAAGATGTGATAGCAGTATGA
- a CDS encoding rubredoxin, whose translation MATYTCSKCGAKKDGRCKPQKCPKCGEKGTMEKK comes from the coding sequence ATGGCTACATATACCTGCAGCAAGTGCGGTGCAAAAAAGGATGGCAGATGCAAGCCCCAGAAATGTCCCAAGTGCGGAGAGAAAGGCACCATGGAAAAGAAATAG
- a CDS encoding RsmE family RNA methyltransferase, with amino-acid sequence MPRFYVPPDRVSGGSLSLEGAEWKHARQVLRLRRGDRFTAIDGTSREYLAELHTVEVSRGTARILEVREVSREPSIRVTLYQALIKAPRLEYVVEKATEIGVAAIIPLITARSAPLQWGHARETRWNSIVRSASCQSGRTIFPGLSAPVSLGDALSRAAGGTMLFFSPDEGTGAAMRSMDSIPEGSDYHVFIGPEGGFSGTEWRAALERGALEITLGSRVLRAETAALVCCSLLIYRR; translated from the coding sequence ATGCCGAGATTTTACGTGCCGCCGGACCGGGTATCAGGTGGATCTCTTTCCCTCGAGGGCGCCGAATGGAAACATGCCAGGCAGGTGCTGCGGCTTCGGAGGGGAGACCGCTTTACGGCAATTGACGGGACTTCCCGTGAATACCTCGCAGAACTTCATACTGTCGAGGTTTCGCGGGGTACCGCGAGAATCCTCGAGGTGAGAGAGGTTTCCCGCGAGCCTTCGATCCGCGTCACGCTCTACCAGGCTCTCATCAAGGCGCCACGTTTAGAGTATGTCGTTGAGAAAGCGACAGAGATCGGCGTGGCGGCAATTATCCCCCTTATTACTGCAAGAAGTGCGCCTCTCCAGTGGGGTCATGCACGGGAAACCCGCTGGAACTCCATTGTGAGGAGCGCCAGCTGCCAGTCGGGGCGCACCATCTTTCCCGGGCTTTCAGCTCCCGTAAGTCTCGGCGATGCCCTCTCCAGAGCTGCAGGGGGCACCATGCTCTTTTTCTCCCCCGATGAAGGGACAGGGGCCGCAATGAGATCCATGGACTCCATTCCCGAGGGGAGCGATTACCACGTCTTCATCGGTCCCGAAGGGGGCTTTTCGGGAACCGAATGGCGTGCTGCCTTAGAGAGAGGGGCCCTGGAAATCACCCTGGGAAGCCGTGTACTGCGGGCGGAGACGGCAGCACTTGTCTGCTGCTCCCTTCTTATCTACCGCCGCTGA